A window from Nitrospinota bacterium encodes these proteins:
- a CDS encoding bifunctional folylpolyglutamate synthase/dihydrofolate synthase produces the protein MTFAEAERYLNSLSFKGIRLGLANTNRLLKLLGDPHKSFDSVHVTGTNGKGSTSTLISNILTRAGVSNGLYVSPHLETFRERISVNGSIVTTGQAAALVEKVRGAVERDGKLEVTYFEFMTAMAFLHFAQCGVKIAVVEVGLGGRFDSTNVLSPAVSVITSVSMDHREYLGNTLAAIAREKCGIVKKRTPLVTAASGARVIAEIMKDAKAKRSPVYLCGREFSGRRTGMTEDGECFDFQSSMGEVGGMEVSLVGRPQVLNGSMAIQTALLLLQKGVNIGEKAIRAGLSTVSLPGRFEIARRDPLVILDGAHNPKATSALCRTLLERFPERGIDFVFGAMKDKDYRRMLRNLSPAAKSFTFYSPPVPRAADPVVFKKAMGASRIPFRVARSLDDVIKTIVCARKNSVTCVTGSFYTIGEIRPLLRKVFRK, from the coding sequence ATGACTTTCGCCGAAGCGGAGCGATACCTGAATTCCCTATCCTTTAAAGGGATAAGGCTGGGCCTGGCGAACACCAACAGGTTATTGAAACTCCTGGGCGATCCTCACAAAAGCTTTGATAGCGTGCATGTCACCGGCACAAACGGAAAAGGGTCCACTTCAACTCTCATATCGAACATACTCACACGGGCCGGCGTGTCCAACGGGCTTTATGTTTCGCCCCACCTGGAGACATTCAGGGAGCGGATATCCGTGAACGGCTCCATCGTCACCACGGGGCAGGCGGCGGCGCTCGTCGAAAAGGTCCGCGGCGCGGTGGAACGGGATGGGAAACTGGAAGTGACCTACTTCGAATTCATGACCGCCATGGCTTTCCTGCATTTCGCGCAATGCGGTGTGAAAATCGCCGTGGTGGAGGTGGGCCTTGGCGGCAGGTTCGATTCCACAAACGTGCTCTCTCCGGCGGTGTCTGTAATCACCAGTGTTTCAATGGACCATCGGGAGTATCTGGGAAACACCCTTGCGGCGATCGCTCGGGAAAAGTGCGGCATCGTGAAAAAACGGACGCCGCTTGTGACTGCGGCTTCCGGCGCGCGGGTGATCGCTGAAATAATGAAGGACGCAAAAGCGAAAAGGTCGCCTGTATATCTATGCGGCAGGGAATTTTCCGGCAGGCGCACAGGGATGACGGAAGATGGCGAATGCTTCGACTTCCAATCGTCCATGGGAGAAGTTGGAGGGATGGAAGTGTCGCTGGTGGGCCGTCCACAGGTGTTAAACGGTTCCATGGCCATCCAGACGGCGCTGCTTCTACTGCAAAAAGGAGTGAACATAGGCGAGAAAGCCATCCGGGCCGGATTGTCCACCGTGTCGCTCCCCGGCAGGTTCGAGATTGCCCGGCGCGATCCGCTGGTGATACTGGACGGAGCGCACAATCCGAAGGCAACCTCCGCCCTTTGCCGCACGTTGCTGGAGCGTTTTCCGGAGCGCGGGATAGACTTTGTTTTCGGCGCGATGAAAGACAAGGATTACCGGCGCATGCTCAGAAACCTTTCACCTGCGGCAAAGTCTTTCACCTTCTACAGCCCGCCGGTCCCGCGCGCCGCCGACCCGGTGGTCTTTAAAAAAGCGATGGGCGCAAGCCGCATACCTTTCAGGGTGGCGCGAAGTCTGGACGATGTAATAAAGACCATCGTTTGCGCGCGGAAAAACAGCGTCACGTGCGTCACAGGCTCTTTCTACACAATCGGGGAAATACGGCCGCTCTTGCGAAAAGTATTCAGGAAATAA
- a CDS encoding ABC transporter ATP-binding protein encodes MIKIDNVTKIYGKTVAVDGVSLHVRPGECFGFLGPNGAGKTTTLKMLAGLLVPTQGAMTVAGYDIQRQALEAKKMIGFVPDKPFIYEKLTGWEFLEFIRTIYGVDGDSGVLGMQNELISMFGLSDWLNELVESYSHGMRQKLVITSALIHNPKALIIDEPMVGLDARGMRQVKELFRELVKRGSTVLLSTHTMATAQEICDRIGILSKGRLVAVGTLDELREKAGGGDLESIFLWITERQAQDPNGALTAQF; translated from the coding sequence ATGATCAAAATAGACAACGTCACGAAAATCTACGGCAAGACCGTGGCGGTGGACGGCGTTTCCCTCCATGTGCGGCCCGGGGAGTGTTTCGGATTCCTGGGGCCCAACGGGGCGGGAAAGACCACCACGCTAAAAATGCTCGCAGGGCTCCTCGTTCCGACACAAGGCGCAATGACAGTGGCGGGATATGACATACAGCGCCAGGCGCTGGAGGCGAAGAAAATGATAGGGTTCGTGCCGGACAAGCCCTTCATTTACGAAAAGCTGACAGGATGGGAGTTTTTGGAGTTCATCCGCACCATATACGGGGTGGACGGCGATTCTGGCGTGTTGGGCATGCAGAACGAATTGATAAGCATGTTCGGCCTGTCCGATTGGCTCAATGAGCTTGTTGAAAGCTATTCCCACGGCATGCGGCAGAAGCTTGTGATAACCTCCGCCCTTATCCACAATCCAAAGGCGCTTATCATAGACGAGCCGATGGTGGGGCTGGACGCGCGCGGTATGCGCCAGGTCAAAGAGCTTTTCAGGGAGCTTGTGAAGAGAGGCTCCACCGTCCTTCTTTCCACCCACACCATGGCCACGGCGCAGGAGATTTGCGACAGGATAGGCATTCTAAGCAAAGGGCGTCTGGTGGCCGTCGGCACGCTCGACGAGCTTCGTGAAAAGGCCGGCGGGGGAGATCTTGAGTCCATTTTCCTCTGGATCACCGAGCGGCAAGCCCAGGACCCGAACGGCGCCTTGACCGCGCAATTTTAA
- a CDS encoding YifB family Mg chelatase-like AAA ATPase, with protein MPVSKTHSAAIHGIHALKVDVEVNISPGQPSYSTVGLPDAAVRESQERVLAALQNSGFEVPAKKITVNLAPADVRKEGSNFDLPIAVSMLMAENLLEADISTAMIFGELALDGRVKPIRGALSAAILAKNEGFRKIIMPEENAREAAVVDGLEVLGVSSLPQVIGYLNGHETIHPTRVNLDDMFRPADWGGLDFSEVKGQGHVKRALEVAAAGGHNLIMIGPPGSGKSMMAKRLPTILPDMSFDEAIETTRIHSVSGKLGPSSSLVTHRPFRSPHHTISDAGLIGGGTNPTPGEVSLAHNGVLFLDELPEFRRSALEAMRQPLEDGRLTISRSAMSVTFPCRFMLAAAMNPCPCGYYTDPAKECACTGHMIQKYRSRISGPLMDRIDIHIEAPAVKYREMMGEADGEPSEDIRARVNNARKMQLDRFAGSSIYCNAQMGAKLIKQICELDGPSKAILKAAVEKLGLSARAHEKVLKVARTIADLEGAPAMRADHVGEAVQYRSLDREAF; from the coding sequence ATGCCGGTCTCCAAGACCCACAGCGCCGCCATCCATGGCATCCACGCCTTGAAAGTGGACGTGGAGGTGAACATCTCCCCGGGCCAGCCGTCGTATTCCACCGTGGGCCTGCCGGACGCGGCGGTGCGCGAAAGCCAGGAACGGGTTCTGGCTGCGCTGCAGAACTCCGGGTTCGAGGTTCCCGCAAAAAAAATAACGGTCAACCTGGCCCCGGCGGACGTGCGCAAGGAAGGCTCCAATTTCGACCTGCCCATCGCCGTCTCCATGCTGATGGCCGAAAACCTTCTGGAGGCGGACATTTCCACCGCCATGATCTTCGGGGAACTTGCGCTGGACGGACGGGTCAAACCTATCCGTGGCGCTCTTTCCGCTGCCATCCTGGCCAAAAACGAAGGTTTTCGCAAAATCATAATGCCGGAGGAAAACGCACGGGAAGCGGCCGTTGTGGACGGTCTTGAGGTGCTAGGCGTCTCATCGCTCCCGCAGGTGATAGGCTATTTGAACGGACATGAGACCATTCACCCGACGCGGGTGAATCTTGACGATATGTTCCGCCCGGCGGACTGGGGCGGGCTCGATTTCTCGGAAGTTAAAGGGCAAGGCCACGTCAAACGGGCGCTTGAAGTGGCAGCCGCTGGCGGGCACAACCTGATAATGATCGGGCCGCCGGGATCAGGAAAGTCCATGATGGCCAAACGGCTCCCCACCATTCTGCCGGACATGAGCTTTGACGAGGCGATAGAAACAACCCGCATACACTCGGTCTCCGGGAAACTGGGCCCCAGCTCTTCGCTGGTGACTCACAGGCCGTTCCGTTCCCCTCATCACACCATTTCAGACGCGGGGCTCATCGGCGGCGGGACTAATCCGACCCCCGGCGAGGTCTCTTTGGCGCATAACGGCGTTTTGTTTCTTGATGAGCTTCCGGAGTTCCGCCGCAGCGCGCTGGAGGCGATGCGCCAGCCGCTGGAGGACGGAAGACTCACCATCAGCCGCTCGGCCATGTCCGTCACGTTCCCTTGCCGGTTCATGCTGGCGGCGGCCATGAATCCGTGCCCGTGCGGATATTACACGGATCCGGCCAAGGAATGCGCCTGCACCGGCCACATGATACAGAAATACCGGAGCCGCATATCGGGCCCGCTTATGGACAGGATCGATATTCACATCGAGGCGCCCGCCGTCAAATACCGCGAGATGATGGGTGAAGCGGACGGGGAGCCTTCGGAGGACATACGCGCACGGGTGAACAACGCCAGAAAAATGCAACTTGACCGGTTCGCCGGCTCGTCCATCTATTGCAACGCACAGATGGGGGCGAAGCTGATTAAACAAATATGTGAACTGGACGGCCCTTCCAAAGCTATCCTAAAGGCCGCCGTCGAAAAACTGGGCCTTTCAGCCAGGGCGCACGAAAAAGTTCTCAAAGTCGCCCGCACTATTGCCGACTTGGAAGGGGCTCCCGCCATGCGCGCCGATCATGTGGGTGAAGCTGTCCAATACCGCTCCCTGGACCGGGAAGCCTTCTGA